Proteins encoded within one genomic window of Eleutherodactylus coqui strain aEleCoq1 chromosome 1, aEleCoq1.hap1, whole genome shotgun sequence:
- the LOC136571890 gene encoding uncharacterized protein codes for MYITEMAGHATAVLTQMHADKKRPVAYYSAYLDAVARGCPSCVRAVLAVQALLDKSSDVVLDHTMVIYTPHDIHGILTQVSRRHLSLARQIKMELAVHSSFNVSFQRCTTLNPATLLPLGDTDSNGGVSTGDQLFANSLTDEEEAFDAEHQHDCAALMEQETAGFAHVTDKALLNPHLEMFVDGSRYLNDEGRFVTGFEVVTLNEMLVQKPLPPYMSAQEAELRALTEACMIEKGTTANIYTDSRYAFGTAHDYGPIWRSRSFLTAQGKPIKNGVSVSRLMQAIMLSEQVAIIKVKAHTQWQSPESKGNDRVNKKKVHTVVAKAGVDWDPNKCECEIHIIVTVCWDITMYKFIYMSWTNRISLWVLFCGKIYVNVYCMTILITETCYYKSRNGIW; via the coding sequence atgtacatcactgagatggcgggacacgccaccgctgtactgacacaaatgcatgctgacaaaaagcgacctgtagcatactacagtgcctatcttgacgcggtggctagagggtgtccatcatgcgtccgagcggttctagcagttcaggcgctactggacaaaagttctgacgttgtcttagatcacaccatggtgatctacaccccacatgacatacatggtatcctgacacaggtaagccgtagacatctgtcccttgctagacagatcaaaatggaacttgcagtacactcttcattcaatgtctcatttcaacgttgcaccactttgaatccggccaccttattaccattaggtgacactgattcaaatgggggagtaagtacaggggaccagctttttgcaaattctctgactgatgaagaggaggcctttgacgcagaacaccagcatgattgtgcagcgctcatggagcaggagacagctgggttcgcacatgtcactgacaaagccctcctaaacccccaccttgaaatgtttgtggatggatctagatacctgaatgacgaaggaaggtttgtaacaggttttgaagtagtcacactgaatgagatgcttgtacaaaaaccactgccgccatacatgtcagcgcaggaggctgagctccgtgctctaactgaggcctgtaTGATTGaaaaaggtaccactgctaacatctacactgattccaggtacgcctttggtactgcacacgattatggacccatctggcggtccaggagctttctcacggcacaaggcaagcccattaagaatggtgtatcagtaagtagattaatgcaggccatcatgttgtcagaacaggtggccataataaaggttaaagcacacacgcagtggCAGTCACCGGAGAGCAAGGGAAATGAtagagtaaataagaaaaaagttcatactgtagtggccaaggcgggagttgattgggaccctaataagtgtgagtgtgagatacacataattgtgactgtgtgctgggataTTACTATGTACAAATTTATTTACATGAGTTGGACTAATAGAATATCTCTTTGGGTTCTGTTTTGTGGAAAAATTTATGTGAATGTATATTGCATGACAATCTTAATTACGGAAACGTGTTattacaaatctaggaatgggatatgGTAA